Proteins encoded within one genomic window of Lentimicrobiaceae bacterium:
- the mtnA gene encoding S-methyl-5-thioribose-1-phosphate isomerase produces the protein MNVNGTHYRTIRMEGSSVFMIEQNLLPFEFQIVETKNYLETCHAIRVMTVRGAGAIGAAAGFAMAQAFLQTSADGFLPFVENARKDIDATRPTARNLFYATEKVFRAGIQSGAKAAVEQAQALAEENIQDAFKIAEYGNALIKHGFRILTHCNAGWLAFVDYGSALAPVYLANREGKNIFVYADETRPRSQGARLTAWELYNEGVPHAIVPDNAGAWLMSRSKVDMVITGADRIAANGDVVNKIGTFEKAIIARELGIPFYVAAPSSTFDRSCQSGKDIVIEERNEEEVLYQHGITREGRHEEIRVCNPGSHALNPAFDVTPAKYITGFITENGVFDKLLMC, from the coding sequence ATGAACGTCAATGGTACACATTACCGCACCATCCGTATGGAAGGTTCTTCGGTTTTTATGATCGAACAAAACCTCCTCCCTTTTGAATTTCAAATTGTAGAAACGAAAAACTATTTAGAAACCTGTCATGCTATACGGGTGATGACGGTAAGAGGTGCGGGAGCCATAGGTGCTGCTGCCGGTTTTGCTATGGCGCAGGCTTTTTTGCAGACTTCGGCTGACGGATTTTTGCCATTCGTGGAAAATGCCAGAAAAGACATTGATGCAACCCGTCCTACCGCACGTAACCTGTTTTATGCTACCGAAAAAGTGTTTCGGGCAGGAATACAATCCGGGGCAAAAGCTGCCGTTGAGCAGGCACAGGCATTAGCAGAAGAAAACATCCAGGATGCTTTTAAAATAGCGGAATATGGAAATGCTTTGATAAAACACGGTTTCCGTATCCTTACCCATTGCAATGCCGGGTGGCTGGCTTTTGTGGATTACGGAAGTGCCCTGGCACCGGTTTATCTTGCCAACCGGGAGGGGAAAAATATTTTTGTGTATGCCGACGAAACCCGCCCTCGCAGTCAGGGGGCACGGCTCACTGCCTGGGAACTGTACAACGAAGGAGTTCCCCATGCCATAGTGCCCGACAATGCCGGTGCATGGCTGATGAGCCGGAGTAAGGTGGACATGGTAATTACTGGTGCCGACCGCATTGCCGCTAACGGCGATGTAGTCAATAAAATTGGTACTTTTGAAAAAGCAATTATCGCCCGGGAGTTGGGAATACCGTTTTATGTGGCGGCTCCTTCCTCTACCTTCGACAGGAGTTGCCAAAGCGGAAAAGACATCGTGATAGAAGAAAGAAACGAAGAAGAGGTGCTTTACCAGCATGGTATCACCAGGGAAGGAAGGCACGAAGAAATTAGGGTTTGCAATCCCGGTTCGCACGCCCTTAACCCTGCTTTCGACGTTACCCCGGCAAAATATATTACTGGCTTTATTACTGAAAACGGTGTTTTCGATAAATTATTAATGTGCTAA